AAGGATTGAAGCCATTTATTACTGAATATTAAAGATGATAAACCCATTAAAAGAGGTGAGGCTGTGAAGGATTTACCTGATGTATTTATCCGGGAATTAAAGTCTAAAGGTCATCTTGGATACTTTTTAAGAAAATCAAATTTCTCTTTGCTTATTAAGGCGGGAAATATAAGCATTCCTCTGGAAATTATGAATGGGGAAATCCGGAAGGCCAGTCACACCAGTAATTTTGATGTGGAGGTCTCGGGCTCTGAAGAAGCTGTGCTGTCACTGATTTCAGGCGAGTTAAAGTTAAGGGATGCTATTTTCCAAAATAAAATAAAGATGGAAACCACCTTCAGAAAAAAATTGCTCCTCGAATCCTTTTTCTGTTTAGGGAAAATTTCATATCACAATACTTGACCATTTTTTAAATAGTATGATAATATCGTTTTAATATCAATTAACTGAATATTCTTATCAAGAGAGGCGGAGGGACTGGCCCAGCGAAGCCCGGCAACCGGTAAAGTACACGGTGCTAAATCCAGCAGAGCGGGATGCTCTGGAAGATAAGAAGAGACGATAAAACCCTCTTCTTATGAAGAGGGTTTTTTCATAATATCAGACTTTTTTCTTTGAAATTTGATAACTGTCTAGCTCCAGGCACCTTGCATTTTTCTTAGTTTTTCGATAAGAAATACTAAAATTTTTATAGAGGAGAGAAAGCAATGACTGATAAACAAAAAAAATACCGTTTTGAAACAATTGGAGTGCATGGGGGACTGAAGCCAGACCCTGTAACTGGCGCAAGGGCGGTACCGATTTACCAGAACAATGCTTACCAGTTCAAGAATACAGATCACGCTGCAGATCTCTTTGCTCTTAAAGAGCCAGGATATATTTATAGCAGGATACATAATCCGACTGTAAGTGTATTTGAGGAAAGAGTGGCCTTGCTTGAAGGAGGAGTTGGTGCCCTGGCTCTTGCAAGCGGACAATCTGCCATTACGCTTGCCATTTTAAACATAGCTGAAGCAGGGGATGAAATTATTGCTGCGTCCAATTTATATGGCGGTACTTATAATTTGTTTGCAGTCACACTTCCCAAGTATGGAATTAAAGTGAAACTGGTTGATCCAAAAGAGCCGGAAAATTTCCGTAACGCGATTACAGATAAAACAAAGGCCATCTTTGCCGAAACGATAGGGAACCCAAGCTTAAAAATCCTGGATATTGAAAAGGTAGCAGCAATTGCACACGAGAATGGTGTGCCGCTGATTGTCGATAACACTTTTGCTACACCTTATCTATGCAGGCCGATCGAACATGGGGCTGACATTGTTATACACTCTGCGACTAAATGGCTGCTCGGCAATGGAACAACAATGGGAGGAATTATTGTAGACGGAGGAAAATTTGACTGGAATTCCCATAAGTTCCCGGGCTTTACAGAGCCAGATCCCAGCTACCATGATATTGTCTATAGCGAAGCAATTGGCGAGGCGGCTTATATTATCAAAGCACGCGTACAGCTTTTGAGAGACTTAGGGCCTGCTATGAGTGCGCAAAGTGCATTTCAATTCACATTGGGGCTTGAAACTTTGCATGTACGGATGAAAGAGCATGTTGCCAACACGAAAAAAGTAGTGGAGTATCTAGAGGCGCATCCAGCTGTTAATTGGGTCCTGTATCCTGGAAATGAAAGCCATCCGGATAAAAAATTGGCGGATAAATACATGCCGAAAGGAGCAGGAGCTGTGGTTGTGTTTGGAATTGCTGGCGGAAGAGAAGCAGGTGCCAAGCTAATAAACAGCCTGAAGCTTTGGGCACATGTGGCAAATGTCGGGGATGCAAAGAGCCTGATTATCCACCCTGCAAGTACAACTCACCAGCAGCTTGATGAAGAAGGTTTAAAAGCTGCGGGAGTGCCGGAGGATCTAATTCGAATTTCTATCGGAATCGAGAATGCGGAAGATTTGATTGAAGATCTGGAACAGGCGATCGAAGCAGCTGCAGGCATTACATCACTTTCTGCAAAAGCATAAAGGAAAATTTACCATTCATTTTTTTCCGAAAGTTTAAAATTTCTTCGTTGACACCTTTTTGATGGCTATGATACGATAGCAAACGTAATTAATAAACTGCTTAATTTATTAAAATATTAATTGAATATAAATCGTTACGCTCTTATCAAGAGAGGTGGAGGGAAGTGCCCTATGAAGCCCGGCAACCGTCAATTATTTGAAATGGTGCCAATTCACTCAAAGCATAGCTTTGACAGATGAGAGAAAGGACTTAATTTTTAATGCCTTTCTGCTCATGTGCAGAAAGGCATTTTTGCTTTTAGCGCATGAAAGCCTATAAGGAGTAAAAAATAGGGGAATATAAGCAGTCTAATAATTATAATCTGTATCTTTCGATTAAAGAGGTGACAATTCACGTTGATTTCTATAAAAGATGTACAGAAGATTTTCTCTTCAAAAAAAGGCCAGGTAAAAGCTGTTGACAATGTAAACCTGGAAGTAAAGGAAGGAGAAATCTTCGGAGTTATCGGATATAGCGGTGCAGGTAAAAGTACCTTGATCCGCATGCTGAATGGGCTGGAGCTTCCTACCCATGGCAGTGTGACAGTTGCAGGAAATGAGGTTTCAAAGATAAAGGGAAGCAAGCTAAGAAAAGCGCGTCAGGTAATAAGCATGATCTTCCAGCATTTCAACCTATTATGGTCGAGAACGGTAAGAGAGAATATCGCTTTTCCGCTTGAAATTGCTGGTGTTTCCCGGCAGGAAAGGCTGAAAAGGGTAGACGAGCTCATTAAACTCGTTGGCCTCGAAGGAAGAGAAGATGCCTATCCTTCCCAGCTCAGCGGCGGTCAAAAACAAAGGGTTGGAATTGCTAGAGCCCTTGCCAACAATCCAAAAGTACTGCTTTGTGATGAGGCGACATCTGCACTTGATCCGCAGACTACAGATTCCATTTTGGAGCTGCTTGTTGACATCAATGAGCGTCTGGGCTTAACGAT
This window of the Cytobacillus pseudoceanisediminis genome carries:
- a CDS encoding SCP2 sterol-binding domain-containing protein: MNGEIRKASHTSNFDVEVSGSEEAVLSLISGELKLRDAIFQNKIKMETTFRKKLLLESFFCLGKISYHNT
- a CDS encoding O-acetylhomoserine aminocarboxypropyltransferase/cysteine synthase family protein, which codes for MTDKQKKYRFETIGVHGGLKPDPVTGARAVPIYQNNAYQFKNTDHAADLFALKEPGYIYSRIHNPTVSVFEERVALLEGGVGALALASGQSAITLAILNIAEAGDEIIAASNLYGGTYNLFAVTLPKYGIKVKLVDPKEPENFRNAITDKTKAIFAETIGNPSLKILDIEKVAAIAHENGVPLIVDNTFATPYLCRPIEHGADIVIHSATKWLLGNGTTMGGIIVDGGKFDWNSHKFPGFTEPDPSYHDIVYSEAIGEAAYIIKARVQLLRDLGPAMSAQSAFQFTLGLETLHVRMKEHVANTKKVVEYLEAHPAVNWVLYPGNESHPDKKLADKYMPKGAGAVVVFGIAGGREAGAKLINSLKLWAHVANVGDAKSLIIHPASTTHQQLDEEGLKAAGVPEDLIRISIGIENAEDLIEDLEQAIEAAAGITSLSAKA
- a CDS encoding methionine ABC transporter ATP-binding protein, which produces MISIKDVQKIFSSKKGQVKAVDNVNLEVKEGEIFGVIGYSGAGKSTLIRMLNGLELPTHGSVTVAGNEVSKIKGSKLRKARQVISMIFQHFNLLWSRTVRENIAFPLEIAGVSRQERLKRVDELIKLVGLEGREDAYPSQLSGGQKQRVGIARALANNPKVLLCDEATSALDPQTTDSILELLVDINERLGLTIVLITHEMHVIRKICHRVAVMEGGRIVEIGPVLDVFRNPKAVITKRFVQQVTEPEETKETIDHLVDLYPKGKVVQLGFVGESAEQPLITNLIRNFQVTVNILQGKISQTQNGSYGTLFIHVDGEAEEVAKAIEFIHSQQVGVEVISNA